One window of Medicago truncatula cultivar Jemalong A17 chromosome 2, MtrunA17r5.0-ANR, whole genome shotgun sequence genomic DNA carries:
- the LOC11441855 gene encoding exosome complex component RRP45A — MEQRLANCWRLTVNEKKFIESALLSELRVDGRGPLDYRKLNIKFGRDDGSAEIQLGETRVMSFVSAQLVQPYKDRPNEGTLSIFTEFSPMADPSFEPGRPGESAVELGRIIDRGLRESRAIDTESLCILSAKLVWAIRIDIHILDNAGNLVDAANIAALASLKTFRRPECSLGGEDGQQVVVHPPEVREPLPLIIHHLPVAVTFGFFSNENLVVLDPTYHEEAVMTGRMTATLNANGDVCAIQKPGGQGVFQRVIMHCLKLAHVKAGDITSKINDAVEKHNNERALQKIKRHSSSVAVDVCGATATLGGKQNQSHGDKEGSHLDQSKLKGETNFMECDATSSGQVQSSKKDGSSKNFTGGPSSWDPYSECVNSDLLKASLASRGQLTPSKQKDSRHETKPEEPVQEIKTVSAPLDTALTAGQSNEGKTLKDAVKPKNKRKKKTSTNNGN; from the exons ATGGAGCAGAGATTAGCTAATTGTTGGCGGTTGACAGTTAACGAAAAGAAATTCATTGAAAGTGCTCTTTTATCAGAGCTTCGAGTGGATGGTCGGGGCCCCTTAGATTATCGCAAGTTGAACATTAAATTTGGGAGGGATGATGGGTCTGCAGAGATCCAATTGGGCGAGACACGTGTGATGAGTTTTGTGAGTGCTCAACTTGTGCAGCCTTACAAAGATAGGCCTAATGAAGGCACACTATCCATCTTCACTGAATTCTCTCCCATGGCTGATCCCTCCTTTGAGCCTGGCCGTCCTGGAGAATCTGCCGTTGAGTTAGGACGCATTATAGACCGCGGTTTACGGGAAAGCAGAGCCATCGACACTGAATCACTCTGCATTCTTTCTGCCAAACTTGTCTGGGCCATTCGCATTGATATCCACATACTAGACAATGCAGG AAATCTTGTTGATGCTGCAAATATTGCTGCATTGGCATCTCTGAAGACATTCAGAAGGCCTGAATGCTCGTTGGGGGGAGAGGATGGTCAACAAGTTGTAGTGCATCCTCCTGAG GTGCGCGAGCCACTCCCTTTGATTATACATCATCTTCCAGTTGCGGTCACCTTTGGATTTTTCAGTAATGAAAATCTTGTG GTATTGGATCCGACATACCATGAAGAGGCTGTAATGACTGGACGCATGACTGCAACACTTAATGCAAATGGTGATGTTTGTGCAATTCAAAAGCCTGGGGGGCAGGGAGTCTTTCAGCGGGTTATCATGCATTGCTTGAAACTTGCTCATGTTAAAGCTGGTGATATTACATCGAAGATAAATGATGCA GTTGAAAAGCACAACAATGAAAGAGCACTACAGAAGATTAAACGACATTCTTCCTCTGTTGCCGTGGATGTATGTGGGGCCACTGCCACATTAGGGGGAAAACAAAATCAATCACATGGTGATAAAGAAGGTAGTCATCTAGACCAGTCGAAGCTGAAAGGGGAGACAAATTTTATGGAATGTGATGCCACATCATCAGGACAAGTACAGAGTAGCAAGAAGGATGGAAGCTCAAAGAATTTTACCGGCGGCCCCTCAAGCTG GGATCCCTACTCAGAGTGTGTCAATTCGGATCTTCTAAAAGCTTCTCTAGCTTCTCGTG GACAATTAACTCCTAGTAAACAAAAGGATTCAAGACATGAGACTAAGCCAGAAGAACCAGTGCAGGAAATCAAGACAGTTTCTGCACCACTTGACACGGCTCTAACTGCTGGGCAGAGTAATGAAGGTAAGACTCTGAAGGATGCTGTCAAGCCCAAGaacaagaggaagaaaaaaacatctaCAAATAATGGAAATTAA